A single region of the Acanthopagrus latus isolate v.2019 chromosome 11, fAcaLat1.1, whole genome shotgun sequence genome encodes:
- the LOC119028727 gene encoding complement C1q tumor necrosis factor-related protein 7, translating to MNSCQLWDVKMWALMGAVCLCQCVFGQLFDTKLKGAPRLICSVAGSPGLPGKPGPSGPPGADGNVGIPGRDGRDGRKGEKGEKGDSGLKGRVGPTGKIGTRGERGPAGKRGPTGENGDLGFPGPAGRDGQKGDKGERGPRGTAGICKCGSLQPKSAFSVGITSSYPTEKTPIKFNKVLYNEGGHYNTQTGKFICAYPGVYYFSYDITLANKHLAIGLVQNGQYRIKTFDANTGNHDVASGSTVMYLNPEDEVWLEIFFDDQNGLFADPGWADSLFSGFLLYADTNYFDILAEDYA from the exons ATGAACAGCTGCCAACTGTGGG ATGTGAAGATGTGGGCGTTGATGGGAGCAGTCTGTCTGTGCCAGTGCGTCTTTGGACAGCTCTTTGACACCAAACTGAAAGGAGCACCGCGTCTGATCTGCAGCGTCGCAGGGTCACCGGGCCTGCCTGGAAAACCCGGTCCCAGTGGGCCCCCGGGAGCTGATGGGAATGTGGGTATCCCGGGAAGAGATGGCAGAGATGGCAGGAAGGGTgaaaagggagagaagggagactCAG gGTTAAAGGGCAGAGTTGGCCCGACAGGTAAGATTGGAACCCGAGGTGAACGTGGACCCGCTGGGAAACGAGGCCCTACAGGAGAGAACGGAGATCTGGGCTTTCCTGGCCCCGCAGGCCGTGACGGGCAGAAGGGCGATAAAGGGGAAAGGGGGCCACGTGGAACAGCAGGGATCTGCAAGTGTGGCAGCCTGCAGCCTAAATCTGCCTTCTCTGTGGGAATCACCAGCAGCTACCCCACAGAGAAAACCCCCATCAAGTTCAACAAGGTGCTATATAACGAGGGCGGACACTACAACACACAGACGGGCAAGTTCATCTGTGCATACCCAGGCGTTTATTATTTCTCCTATGACATTACGCTGGCCAACAAACACCTGGCCATTGGTCTGGTGCAGAATGGTCAGTATCGCATCAAAACGTTCGATGCCAACACGGGGAACCACGACGTGGCGTCTGGGTCCACCGTGATGTACCTGAACCCAGAAGACGAGGTGTGGCTGGAGATCTTCTTCGATGATCAGAATGGATTATTTGCAGACCCAGGCTGGGCCGACAGCTTGTTCTCTGGCTTCCTTCTCTACGCAGACACAAACTATTTTGACATACTGGCAGAGGACTATGCATAA